In one Meles meles chromosome 17, mMelMel3.1 paternal haplotype, whole genome shotgun sequence genomic region, the following are encoded:
- the ADAMTS4 gene encoding A disintegrin and metalloproteinase with thrombospondin motifs 4: MSRTDGHPRRSVAGCWLGRVHARPLLPAVPVSRPPLGRLLLLLLLPLASLLPSARPASPLPREEEIVFPEKLNGSVLPGSGAPARLLYRLPAFGETLLLELEQDPGVGVEGLTVQYLGQAPELLGGAEPGTYLTGTVNGDPESVASLHWDGGALLGVLQYRGTELHIQPLEGGTLNSAGGPGAHILRRKSPASSQGPMCNVKAPPGNPSPSPRRAKRFASLSRFVETLVVADDKMAAFHGAGLKRYLLTVMAAAAKAFKHPSIRNPVSLVVTRLVILGPGEEGPQVGPSAAQTLRSFCAWQRGLNTPEDSDPDHFDTAILFTRQDLCGVSTCDTLGMADVGTVCDPARSCAIVEDDGLQSAFTAAHELGHVFNMLHDNSKPCVSLNGPGSTSRHVMAPVMAHVDPEEPWSPCSARFITDFLDNGYGHCLLDKPAAPLHLPVTFPGKDYDADRQCQLTFGPDSRHCPQLPPPCAALWCSGHLNGHAMCQTKHSPWADGTPCGPAQACMGGRCLHMDQLQDFNIPQAGGWGPWGSWGDCSRTCGGGVQFSSRDCTRPVPRNGGKYCEGRRTRFRSCNTQDCPTGSALTFRDEQCAAFNHRTDLFKSFPGPMDWVPRYTGVAPRDQCKLTCQARALGYYYVLEPRVVDGTPCSPDSSSVCVQGRCIHAGCDRVIGSKKKFDKCMVCGGDGSSCSKQSGSFRKFRYGYNNVVTIPAGSTHILVRQQGSPGVRSLYLALKLPDGSYALNGEYTLMPSPTDVVLPGGVSLRYSGATAASETLAGHGPLAQPLTLQVLVAGNPQNARLRYSFFVPRPAPSTPRPPPQDWLHRKAQILEILRRRPWAGRK; this comes from the exons ATGTCCCGGACAGACGGGCATCCCAGGAGGAGCGTGGCGGGGTGCTGGCTGGGGAGGGTCCACGCCCGCCCACTGCTCCCCGCTGTGCCCGTCTCTCGGCCGCCGCTGGGAcggctgctactgctgctgctgctgccgctggcCTCGCTCCTGCCCTCGGCCCGGccggccagccccctcccccgggAGGAGGAGATCGTGTTTCCAGAGAAGCTCAATGGCAGCGTCCTGCCGGGTTCGGGCGCCCCTGCCAGGCTTCTGTACCGCTTGCCAGCCTTCGGGGAGACGCTGCTTCTAGAGCTGGAGCAGGACCCCGGCGTGGGGGTCGAGGGGCTCACGGTGCAGTACCTGGGCCAAGCGCCTGAGCTGCTGGGAGGGGCCGAGCCGGGCACCTACCTCACCGGCACTGTCAACGGAGACCCGGAGTCGGTGGCATCTCTGCACTGGGACGGGGGAGCCCTGTTAGGGGTGCTGCAGTATCGGGGGACCGAACTCCATATCCAGCCCCTGGAGGGAGGCACCCTGAACTCTGCCGGGGGCCCTGGGGCTCACATCCTCCGCCGGAAGAGTCCTGCCAGCAGCCAGGGCCCCATGTGCAACGTCAAGGCTCCTCCCGGGaatcccagccccagccctcgaAGAGCCAAG CGCTTTGCTTCGCTGAGTAGATTCGTGGAGACGCTGGTGGTGGCGGACGACAAGATGGCAGCGTTCCACGGCGCGGGGCTGAAGCGCTACCTGCTGACAGTCATGGCCGCCGCCGCCAAGGCCTTCAAGCACCCCAGCATCCGCAACCCAGTCAGCTTGGTGGTGACGCGGCTCGTGATTCTGGGGCCGGGCGAGGAAGGGCCTCAGGTGGGACCCAGCGCCGCCCAGACCCTGCGCAGCTTCTGCGCCTGGCAGCGGGGCCTCAACACCCCCGAGGACTCGGACCCCGACCACTTCGACACGGCCATCCTGTTCACCCGGCAG GACCTGTGTGGCGTCTCCACCTGCGACACTCTGGGCATGGCTGACGTGGGCACTGTGTGTGACCCGGCTCGGAGCTGTGCCATCGTGGAGGACGACGGGCTGCAGTCGGCCTTCACTGCTGCTCACGAACTGG GTCACGTCTTCAACATGCTCCATGACAACTCAAAGCCATGTGTCAGTCTGAACGGGCCTGGGAGCACCTCCCGCCACGTCATGGCTCCTGTGATGGCCCACGTGGACCCCGAGGAGCCCTGGTCCCCCTGCAGTGCCCGCTTCATCACTGACTTCCTGGACAACGGCTACG GGCACTGTCTCTTAGACAAGCCAGCGGCTCCCCTGCACCTGCCTGTGACTTTCCCTGGCAAGGACTATGACGCCGATCGCCAATGCCAGCTGACCTTTGGGCCCGACTCACGCCATTGTCCCCAGCTGCCACCACCCTGTGCTGCTCTCTGGTGTTCCGGCCATCTCAACGGCCATGCCATGTGCCAGACCAAGCATTCACCCTGGGCTGACGGCACCCCCTGCGGGCCAGCGCAGGCCTGCATGGGGGGCCGCTGTCTCCACATGGACCAGCTgcaggacttcaat ATCCCCCAGGCTGGtggctggggcccctgggggtCATGGGGCGACTGCTCTCGGACCTGCGGGGGTGGCGTCCAGTTCTCGTCCCGGGACTGCACGCGGCCGGTCCCCCGGAATGGCGGCAAGTACTGCGAGGGTCGCCGCACCCGCTTCCGTTCCTGCAACACCCAGGACTGCCCAACTGGCTcag CACTGACCTTCCGTGACGAGCAGTGTGCCGCTTTCAACCACCGCACTGACCTCTTCAAGAGCTTCCCGGGGCCCATGGACTGGGTCCCTCGCTACACGGGGGTGGCCCCCCGGGACCAGTGCAAGCTCACCTGCCAGGCACGGGCCCTGGGCTACTACTACGTGCTGGAACCACGG GTGGTAGatgggactccctgctccccGGACAGCTCGTCGGTCTGTGTCCAGGGCCGCTGCATCCATGCTGGCTGTGACCGCGTCATTGGCTCCAAAAAGAAGTTTGACAAGTGCATGGTGTGCGGTGGGGATGGTTCCAGCTGCAGTAAACAGTCTGGCTCCTTCAGAAAATTCAG GTACGGATACAACAACGTGGTCACTATCCCCGCGGGGTCCACGCATATCCTGGTCCGGCAGCAGGGGTCCCCTGGGGTCCGCAGTCTCTATTTGGCCCTGAAGCTTCCAGATGGCTCCTACGCCCTCAACGGAGAGTACACGCTGATGCCCTCGCCCACGGACGTGGTCCTGCCCGGGGGGGTCAGCCTCCGCTACAGCGGGGCCACGGCAGCCTCGGAGACGCTGGCCGGCCACGGGCCGCTGGCCCAGCCGCTCACGCTGCAGGTCCTGGTGGCCGGAAACCCCCAGAACGCTCGGCTGCGCTACAGCTTCTTCGTGCCCCGGCCAGCGCCATCCACACCGCGTCCCCCTCCGCAGGACTGGCTGCACCGCAAGGCTCAGATTCTGGAGATCCTCCGGCGGCGCCCCTGGGCGGGCAGGAAATAA